AGGACCGCGTGACCGGCCATGTCCTCGGCAATTATCACAAGAGCGAGATGGAACCGCTGGCCGACCTGCTCGGCGCGATCGCCGCCGAAGCGGAATGGCTGGCCAAGGGCGACGATGTAAGATTCCAGAGCGATCTGGCGCTGCGGTTGCAAGGGTGAGTTGGGGGCCGGTGGCGGCCAAAGGCGGACGTCGCGATCCCAAAGCCGCAGTCCAACCACCGATTTGGCACGCGCCGCCAACTAAGGCATGATGGCGTCCGAAAGGAGCCGTTCGCCATGCCGCATACCCCCAATCGCCGCGAAATCCTGGCCGGGGCCGCCGCGCTGTCCGCCGCCCCTGCCCTGCTCCACGCCGCGACGCCCGCGGGCGACCCGTCGCTGAAAGGCCGCACCATACTGATCACCGGCTGTTCGAGCGGGTTTGGGCGCATCGGCGCGCTCCACTATGCCCGGCTCGGCGCGAAGGTCATCGCGACGATGCGCGGGCTGCCGCGCCCCGAAGCCGAAAGCCTGGCGGCCGAAGCCGCGAAGGATAAGCTCGACCTCGATATCGTCGAGATCGACGTGACGAGCGATGCGTCGGTTGCGAGCGGGACTGCAAAGGCGCTCGCCATCGCGGGCGGGCGCATCGACACGCTGGTCAACAATGCCGGGATCGGCATCACCGGGCCGGTCGAGGTGCAGGATATGGAAGCGACGCAGCTCATCTTCGACACCAATGTTTTTGGCATCCAGCGCATGCTGCGCGCGCTGTTGCCACAGATGCGCGCGGCGAAGGGCGGGCAGGTCTTCAACATTTCGTCGCAGCTCGGGCGCGTCATCGTGCCGGGTGGCGGCCATTATTCGGCGACCAAGTTCGCGGTCGAGGCGCTGTCCGAGCAGATGGCCTATGAACTGGTGCCGCATGGCATCGACGTGACGGTGATCCAGCCGGGGGGCTATCCGACGAAGGTGTGGGTCAATCGCAACGCCTATACCGGGGCATTAAAGGCGCGAAGCGATGCGGCGCTGCTCGACGCCTATGCGCCCTTCACGCGCGGCATGGGGACCGAGGACGGCAGCGGGCGCAGCGCCGATCCCGCCGACGTGCCGCGCGCGATTGCCGAGATCATGGCGATGCCCGCGGGCAAACGGCCGCTGCGCCGCGCGGTGCATCCGGGGACCAGGCCGCAGGAAGCGATCAACCGCGTGTCGGCCGAGGTGCAGCTCGCGTGGCTGGGCGGGTCGCCGACGCTGGGACCACTGGTCAAGGCGGTCCACGACTGAGGCGCGGGCGGGCCTATGGCGTCCGTTTGGGCGGCGGCGGCGGCGATCCGTCAGCGGTCTGCGACATCAAGGCGACACACATGGTCCGGTGGACCGGATGCCGCCCGCACGCGACCCCGACAAAGCGGTGTGTCGGGCGAAGCAGGCTGAACCGGTGGCCGCGGTCGGGGACGCCATCGTCGATCAGCAGCTGGTCGACGACGCCTTCGGGCGTGTGGTGGCCATAGGTGATGACTTCGTTGACATAGGGGCCGCCGCCGCGGGCGCGCATCCGTTCGCCCGGTCCCTGCCCCCGGGTATAATGGCCGACCGCGCCCGATCGCGACTGGACCGCGACATGATCGGCGGCGGCGCGGGCGAGCAGGTCGCTCCACGCGAGTTCGGGCAGCGGTTTTTCGCGGCGAAGTTCGCGGATCGCCTCATCGACCGCGACGACGCCTTCGCGCGTCAATATGTCGATCTCGCCCTCTTCGGCGCCGCGCAGCCGCCGCCCTTCGAATCGCGGGCGATAGTCGCGCAGGAAATCGGCATAGGCGGCGGGATTGCTGCGAAGGCGGTTGAGTTCGGCGAACACGCCTGCCTCGAACCGGTCGGGGGCGGCGCGGGCGGCGGTCGCGCCCAGCGCGAGGAGGAGAAGGACGGCGGCGATCGGGCGCGAGGGCTTCATAGGCCCGCGATAAAGCGCCAAGTCTGAACGCTGCGCAACCGCAAAGACTGGCGCGCCGCGCGACTTGGCGCTAGGGGCGCTGCGACGCCGGGGTCCTCCGGCCGGATGGAGTTTTTATGGGTTTCAAATGCGGGATCGTCGGGCTGCCCAATGTCGGCAAGTCCACCCTGTTCAACGCGCTGACCGAAACCGCGGCGGCGCAGGCGGCGAACTATCCCTTCTGCACGATCGAGCCGAATATCGGCAATGTCGCGGTGCCCGACGACCGGCTCGACAAGCTGGCGGCAATCGCGAACAGCAAGAAGATCATCGCGACACAGCTCGCCTTCGTCGATATTGCGGGCCTCGTGCGCGGCGCGTCGAAGGGCGAGGGGCTGGGCAACCAGTTCCTCGGCAATATCCGCGAGGTCGACGCGATCGTCCATGTGCTGCGCTGTTTCGAGAATGACGACATCCAGCATGTCGAAAACAAGGTCGACCCCGTCGCCGATGCCGAGACGGTCGAGACCGAACTGCTGCTCGCCGACCTCGAAAGTCTGGAAAAGCGCCTGCCCGCCTTTGTCAAAAAAGCGGCACAGGGGGACAAGGAAGCGAAGATCGCCACATCGGTGCTGGGTCAGGCCCTCGACCTGCTGCGCGAAGGCAAGCCCGCGCGGCTGGTCGAACCCGGCGACGACGAGGAAGCCCGTGTGCTGCGCACCGCGCA
This DNA window, taken from Sphingopyxis alaskensis RB2256, encodes the following:
- a CDS encoding SDR family oxidoreductase, whose amino-acid sequence is MPHTPNRREILAGAAALSAAPALLHAATPAGDPSLKGRTILITGCSSGFGRIGALHYARLGAKVIATMRGLPRPEAESLAAEAAKDKLDLDIVEIDVTSDASVASGTAKALAIAGGRIDTLVNNAGIGITGPVEVQDMEATQLIFDTNVFGIQRMLRALLPQMRAAKGGQVFNISSQLGRVIVPGGGHYSATKFAVEALSEQMAYELVPHGIDVTVIQPGGYPTKVWVNRNAYTGALKARSDAALLDAYAPFTRGMGTEDGSGRSADPADVPRAIAEIMAMPAGKRPLRRAVHPGTRPQEAINRVSAEVQLAWLGGSPTLGPLVKAVHD
- a CDS encoding CAP domain-containing protein — protein: MKPSRPIAAVLLLLALGATAARAAPDRFEAGVFAELNRLRSNPAAYADFLRDYRPRFEGRRLRGAEEGEIDILTREGVVAVDEAIRELRREKPLPELAWSDLLARAAADHVAVQSRSGAVGHYTRGQGPGERMRARGGGPYVNEVITYGHHTPEGVVDQLLIDDGVPDRGHRFSLLRPTHRFVGVACGRHPVHRTMCVALMSQTADGSPPPPPKRTP
- the ychF gene encoding redox-regulated ATPase YchF, which translates into the protein MGFKCGIVGLPNVGKSTLFNALTETAAAQAANYPFCTIEPNIGNVAVPDDRLDKLAAIANSKKIIATQLAFVDIAGLVRGASKGEGLGNQFLGNIREVDAIVHVLRCFENDDIQHVENKVDPVADAETVETELLLADLESLEKRLPAFVKKAAQGDKEAKIATSVLGQALDLLREGKPARLVEPGDDEEARVLRTAQLLTSKPVLYVCNVDEGSAANGNAFSEKVFAKAAAEGAQAVVVSAAIESELVTMDMADRLEFLAEMGLKETGLARVIRAGYELLHLITFFTVGPREARAWTVHQGATAPEAAGEIHSDFQKGFIRAETIAYDDYVALGGEARAREAGKLRAEGKAYVVHDGDVMHFLHS